In Sphingobacteriaceae bacterium, the following are encoded in one genomic region:
- a CDS encoding MBL fold metallo-hydrolase, with protein MKLTFLGTGTSQGIPLIGCNCDVCTSADLKDKRLRTSVLIESNNTRVVIDTGPDFRTQMLREKINKLDAVIFTHEHKDHIAGLDDVRAFNYINKKKIPVYASERVQTALKREYAYIFSDEKYPGIPEIEINTISDIPFTIGNLFIEPINVLHYKLPVKGFKVNNLAFITDANFISEGEKKKLMNLDVLILNALRREAHVSHFTFQEAQELVKELKPNKAYFVHMSHQLGKHAHVDNELPENIELAFDGLQIIV; from the coding sequence TTGAAACTAACTTTTTTAGGAACCGGTACTTCGCAAGGAATACCCTTAATTGGATGCAATTGTGATGTGTGTACAAGTGCAGACTTAAAAGATAAACGTTTACGAACCTCCGTTTTAATTGAATCAAATAACACAAGGGTTGTAATTGATACCGGACCTGATTTCAGAACACAAATGCTCCGTGAAAAAATAAACAAACTGGATGCCGTTATTTTCACACATGAACATAAAGATCATATTGCAGGATTAGATGATGTAAGAGCATTTAATTATATCAATAAAAAAAAGATTCCGGTGTACGCCAGTGAACGAGTTCAAACTGCATTAAAAAGAGAATATGCTTACATTTTTTCTGATGAAAAGTACCCGGGCATTCCGGAAATAGAAATAAACACAATTAGCGATATTCCATTTACCATTGGGAATTTGTTTATAGAGCCAATTAATGTATTACATTATAAACTTCCCGTGAAAGGATTTAAAGTAAATAATTTGGCTTTTATAACTGATGCTAATTTTATAAGTGAAGGTGAAAAAAAGAAACTTATGAATTTGGATGTTTTGATTTTGAATGCCTTAAGAAGAGAAGCCCATGTTTCGCATTTCACTTTTCAAGAAGCACAAGAATTAGTAAAAGAACTTAAACCAAACAAGGCTTACTTTGTACACATGTCACATCAATTGGGCAAACACGCTCATGTTGACAATGAACTACCTGAAAATATTGAATTAGCATTTGACGGACTTCAAATCATCGTTTAA
- a CDS encoding cytochrome-c peroxidase: MRIWNKILFIFFVTCTFSCKVDPRIIEELPSDELKEIIPDGWPQPVYTFSTNAITEEKFILGRSLFYETLLSKDNTISCGSCHQQFVAFAHADHDVSHGINGLLGTRNSPALFNLTWHTSFMHDGGVNHIEVQPLAPIQNPIEMDENISNVLTKLSASAKYRKLFNDAYGDDEVTSQRMFRAMSLFMGMMYSYNSKYDRVRRNEGSSFDDSEARGYQLFLSKCNNCHTEPLFSDFQMRNNGIAVIPSINDSGRAHITGIPTDKYKFKTPSLRNIAITGPYMHDGRFTTLQQCLNHYNTPFTNTVNLDPLLQTGIISLSNQDKTDIINFLHTLTDYKFINDKRFADPNF; this comes from the coding sequence TTGAGGATATGGAATAAAATACTATTCATTTTTTTTGTAACGTGTACTTTTTCATGTAAAGTTGATCCTCGTATTATAGAAGAATTACCTTCTGACGAATTAAAGGAAATAATCCCTGACGGATGGCCTCAACCGGTTTACACGTTTAGCACCAATGCAATTACTGAAGAGAAATTCATATTGGGCAGGTCCTTATTTTATGAAACATTATTATCTAAAGATAATACCATTTCATGTGGCTCCTGCCACCAACAGTTTGTTGCATTTGCGCATGCAGATCATGATGTAAGCCATGGAATAAATGGATTACTAGGAACGCGAAATTCTCCTGCACTTTTTAATCTTACCTGGCATACTAGTTTTATGCACGACGGAGGTGTGAATCATATTGAAGTTCAACCCCTCGCTCCTATTCAAAATCCAATTGAAATGGATGAAAACATTTCTAATGTACTTACTAAATTATCTGCCAGCGCAAAATACCGCAAGCTTTTTAATGATGCTTATGGTGATGATGAAGTAACAAGCCAACGTATGTTCAGAGCCATGAGTTTATTTATGGGGATGATGTATTCTTATAATAGTAAATATGATAGAGTTCGAAGAAATGAAGGATCATCCTTTGATGATTCCGAAGCCAGAGGCTATCAATTATTTCTTTCCAAATGCAATAACTGTCATACCGAACCTTTATTTTCCGATTTTCAAATGCGGAATAATGGCATTGCAGTTATCCCATCAATTAATGATTCCGGTAGAGCGCATATTACGGGAATTCCAACTGATAAATATAAATTCAAAACACCCTCTTTAAGAAATATTGCAATTACAGGTCCTTACATGCACGATGGAAGATTCACCACTTTACAACAATGTTTAAATCATTATAACACTCCATTTACAAATACCGTTAACCTTGACCCCTTATTACAAACCGGCATAATATCTTTGTCGAACCAAGACAAAACAGATATCATTAATTTTTTACATACCTTAACTGATTATAAATTTATAAACGATAAGCGTTTCGCAGATCCAAATTTTTAA
- a CDS encoding citrate (Si)-synthase, eukaryotic, with amino-acid sequence MDPLKEKFKAKAEVLAAEIKDIIKTNGDVKLGEITVAQVYQGMRGMVGMVTETSRLDPEEGIRFRGYSIPELRKQLPKAPGGTEPLPEGIFYLMLVGELPSQDDVTFITTEWTKRNNVPKHVFDVIEQLPVDTHPMTQFVIGVMAMQRESVFAKAYAKGINKKDYWDYVYEDSMNLIARLPRIAAYIYRRKYKGGIHIEPDHNLDWAANFAHMLGYEEFDMKRLMRLYLTIHVDHEGGNVSAHTTHLVGSALADPYLAFAAGMNGLAGPLHGLANQEVLSWIMELKETLGGGLPSKDQIAEYIKKTLTEGKVVPGYGHAVLRKTDPRFTAQQDFYKTHIKHDDICEIVQMIYEVAPPILESTGKIKNPWPNVDAHSGALLVHYGMYEFDFYTVLFGVSRSLGVLASLIWDRATGSPIERPGSLTTDNIKAKIKAAKEAATSK; translated from the coding sequence GATGTTAAGCTAGGCGAAATTACTGTTGCACAAGTTTATCAAGGTATGCGTGGTATGGTTGGTATGGTTACCGAAACATCCAGACTTGATCCTGAAGAAGGAATTCGATTCAGAGGATATTCAATTCCTGAATTAAGAAAACAACTTCCAAAAGCACCGGGAGGCACAGAACCGTTACCTGAAGGGATATTTTATTTAATGTTAGTTGGTGAATTACCTTCACAAGACGATGTAACTTTTATTACTACCGAATGGACAAAGAGAAATAATGTTCCTAAACATGTGTTTGACGTAATAGAACAATTACCGGTTGATACACATCCTATGACTCAATTTGTAATTGGTGTAATGGCTATGCAACGTGAAAGTGTGTTTGCCAAGGCATACGCAAAGGGAATAAACAAAAAAGATTACTGGGATTATGTTTACGAAGACAGCATGAATTTAATTGCACGTTTGCCTCGTATTGCTGCATACATTTATAGAAGAAAATACAAAGGGGGTATTCATATTGAACCGGATCATAATTTAGATTGGGCAGCAAATTTTGCTCACATGTTAGGATATGAAGAGTTTGATATGAAACGTTTGATGCGCTTATATCTTACTATTCATGTTGACCATGAAGGAGGAAATGTATCTGCTCATACAACGCATTTAGTGGGTTCAGCATTAGCTGATCCTTATTTGGCTTTTGCTGCCGGAATGAATGGGCTTGCCGGTCCTTTACACGGTTTAGCTAATCAGGAAGTATTAAGCTGGATTATGGAATTAAAGGAAACTTTAGGCGGAGGATTACCCAGTAAGGATCAAATAGCTGAATACATCAAAAAAACTTTAACCGAAGGAAAAGTAGTGCCGGGATATGGGCATGCTGTTCTCCGTAAAACAGACCCTAGATTTACAGCTCAACAAGATTTTTACAAAACGCATATTAAACACGATGATATTTGCGAAATCGTTCAAATGATTTATGAAGTTGCGCCCCCAATTTTGGAAAGTACCGGAAAAATTAAAAATCCTTGGCCAAATGTGGATGCACACTCCGGAGCTTTGTTAGTACATTATGGTATGTATGAATTTGATTTCTATACAGTGTTATTCGGCGTTAGCCGTTCCTTAGGTGTATTGGCTAGTTTAATTTGGGATAGAGCAACCGGCTCACCAATAGAAAGACCAGGTTCATTAACTACAGATAATATTAAGGCAAAAATTAAAGCTGCAAAAGAAGCTGCTACGAGCAAATAA